In Limibacter armeniacum, a single window of DNA contains:
- a CDS encoding glucosaminidase domain-containing protein, with translation MKWKAFLYLILPFFCSVTYAQKGVGLYVQHPERAVKGETVYFNIYAGDKVSSVKVLAKDGSLGVLKVEAVPAAFSFQFNYEGVKELTFISLDKNGIALSELESGLTVLPQVTSVSFPPTPVEDEEKGRNDNAYLAATTKVSKSEKETFVQSLKPIAQTLGKEYNVPPSALLGIAALESGYGTTRTAYFANNLMGIKKWGIQPTNAYQLKGQPDEDEGNVKVLRHTVSGQLIFDEENRKDNWYQKFESKEACLRFFVEIILLNQDGSRWREYRQVVTKYQTNWRNELDKRSASRKFVFELGEKGYNHLGGNTYLNRVGRVMDELNLYRFD, from the coding sequence ATGAAATGGAAAGCTTTTTTGTATCTGATATTGCCGTTTTTTTGCTCGGTCACTTATGCTCAGAAAGGGGTTGGACTTTATGTACAGCATCCTGAAAGAGCCGTTAAAGGAGAGACGGTATATTTCAATATATATGCAGGGGATAAGGTGAGTTCGGTTAAGGTATTGGCGAAAGACGGATCATTGGGCGTGCTTAAGGTCGAAGCAGTACCTGCTGCCTTCAGCTTTCAGTTTAACTATGAGGGCGTAAAGGAGTTGACGTTTATTTCCTTGGACAAGAATGGAATCGCATTAAGCGAATTGGAAAGCGGATTGACTGTTTTGCCTCAAGTTACTTCAGTATCGTTCCCACCTACACCAGTTGAGGATGAGGAGAAGGGAAGAAACGATAATGCCTATCTGGCAGCGACCACTAAAGTTTCAAAGTCAGAAAAGGAGACTTTTGTTCAATCTCTCAAGCCAATAGCCCAAACGTTGGGAAAGGAATATAATGTGCCTCCAAGTGCATTGCTCGGTATTGCTGCTTTGGAAAGCGGGTACGGAACTACCCGAACCGCTTACTTTGCCAACAACCTGATGGGTATCAAGAAATGGGGTATTCAACCTACGAATGCCTATCAGCTAAAAGGTCAGCCTGATGAGGATGAAGGGAATGTAAAGGTACTTAGGCATACAGTTTCTGGACAACTGATCTTTGATGAGGAAAACAGGAAAGATAACTGGTACCAGAAGTTTGAATCAAAGGAGGCTTGCCTTCGCTTTTTTGTGGAAATTATCCTCTTGAATCAGGATGGTTCCCGTTGGCGTGAATACAGGCAGGTAGTAACAAAGTACCAAACCAATTGGCGTAATGAGTTGGACAAGCGTTCAGCCTCAAGGAAATTTGTGTTTGAGTTGGGAGAAAAAGGTTATAACCATTTGGGAGGAAATACATACCTGAACAGGGTAGGAAGAGTTATGGATGAATTGAACCTTTACAGGTTTGATTAA
- a CDS encoding DUF6985 domain-containing protein has product MEKFTFVGDWEFKLKLDLLSSDQIDCRINDVKDENPNPEIEQINSVNYLISNQGEILTGICQALKEKFIPTFNSLVDDDQEQIPTNQNDKELYDKELYPGRIIISNIYKDNYAYVLLSFGSTQIDPEHGISFIFHKNRYVGSDDDFKEAHEELGFNYKKILQDISAKNQAQFDNKDYNFHEPKSESVTLKPWQIQENRIYPYRLLQTNQPEKFIDFMENKGIHLELDISSLKNVAENQGLKKVSDFLENM; this is encoded by the coding sequence ATGGAAAAATTCACTTTTGTTGGTGATTGGGAGTTCAAACTTAAACTAGATTTACTGTCGAGTGATCAAATCGATTGTAGAATAAATGATGTTAAGGACGAAAACCCAAATCCTGAAATAGAACAGATCAACTCAGTTAACTATCTAATTTCAAATCAAGGTGAAATATTGACAGGGATTTGTCAAGCTCTTAAAGAAAAATTCATCCCTACATTTAACTCGTTAGTTGATGATGATCAAGAGCAAATCCCAACAAATCAGAACGATAAAGAACTTTACGATAAGGAATTATACCCCGGAAGAATTATTATTTCGAATATATATAAAGACAACTATGCATATGTACTGCTTTCGTTTGGTTCTACACAAATAGACCCAGAACATGGCATTAGTTTTATTTTTCACAAGAACAGATACGTTGGATCTGATGACGATTTTAAGGAAGCACATGAAGAATTAGGATTTAATTACAAAAAAATCCTTCAAGATATAAGTGCTAAAAATCAAGCTCAATTCGATAATAAGGATTACAACTTTCATGAACCTAAATCAGAAAGTGTCACTTTAAAACCATGGCAAATACAGGAGAATAGAATTTACCCTTATAGGCTTCTTCAAACTAACCAACCCGAAAAATTCATTGATTTCATGGAAAACAAAGGGATTCATTTAGAGTTAGATATTTCATCTTTGAAAAACGTTGCCGAAAATCAAGGTCTTAAAAAAGTATCTGATTTTTTAGAAAACATGTAA
- a CDS encoding RagB/SusD family nutrient uptake outer membrane protein, whose product MLRKYITIGLMAGALIAFQSCTIDEAVDLNNPSVNDVLSDPTVAELNNLVVGVMASMREDVGVHVTAMGTIAREFYIFDADPRNTEDLLGKDGVSLDNNSFYSTASFASRYQVVKLANIILEAVEEATVLSEEQKNGYRGFANTVKAHELLMVLNQLYDNGIRIDVSDPLNLGGFVTRAEAEKHIADLLDTGATQLTSAGSDFAFTLTSGYAGFDKPATFRTFNRAVAARVALYRGEYDDVLNIMDESFMDMSADLSIGPKHVFSTQGGDMLNPLFKVPGQNGDQIVVHESFVEDAEMGDMRVAKKTILRTDPTVQDNLTGSYSTALFTSATAPMDIIRNEELLLIKAEAYIQLSMFDEAIELIDVVRTKAGLTQYSGEKTKDAMVDQILYERRYSLWGEYGHRMIDLRRYGKLNSNELPLDRAKDQIFTQFPIPLTENQG is encoded by the coding sequence ATGTTAAGAAAATATATAACGATTGGCCTGATGGCTGGGGCTTTGATTGCTTTTCAAAGCTGTACAATTGATGAAGCAGTTGACTTGAATAACCCAAGTGTAAACGATGTCCTGAGTGATCCTACAGTAGCTGAGTTGAATAACTTGGTAGTAGGAGTGATGGCAAGCATGAGAGAAGATGTGGGAGTGCATGTTACTGCGATGGGAACTATTGCCAGAGAGTTCTACATCTTTGATGCTGACCCAAGAAATACGGAAGATTTGCTTGGAAAAGATGGTGTGAGCTTGGATAACAACTCTTTCTACAGCACTGCAAGTTTTGCTAGCAGGTATCAGGTAGTCAAGTTGGCGAATATCATTTTGGAAGCAGTAGAGGAGGCAACAGTACTTTCAGAAGAGCAAAAGAATGGCTATAGAGGCTTTGCCAATACAGTGAAAGCGCATGAGCTGCTAATGGTATTGAACCAGTTATATGATAACGGAATCAGAATTGATGTATCAGACCCTCTTAACCTAGGAGGTTTTGTCACTAGAGCTGAAGCCGAGAAGCATATTGCAGACCTGTTGGATACAGGAGCTACCCAACTGACTAGTGCAGGTAGTGATTTTGCTTTTACCCTGACATCAGGTTATGCAGGTTTTGATAAGCCTGCAACTTTCAGAACGTTCAATAGGGCAGTGGCAGCTAGAGTGGCATTGTACAGAGGTGAGTATGATGACGTACTCAATATCATGGATGAGTCATTTATGGATATGTCAGCTGACTTGTCTATTGGGCCCAAACACGTGTTCAGTACACAAGGTGGTGATATGCTGAACCCATTATTCAAAGTTCCTGGACAGAATGGAGACCAGATTGTGGTTCATGAGAGCTTTGTAGAAGATGCAGAGATGGGTGATATGAGAGTGGCCAAGAAAACCATTCTTAGAACGGATCCTACAGTGCAGGATAACCTGACAGGTTCATATTCTACAGCATTGTTTACATCAGCAACAGCACCAATGGACATTATCCGTAATGAAGAACTTCTCTTAATCAAGGCAGAGGCATATATTCAATTGAGTATGTTTGATGAGGCAATTGAGTTGATTGATGTTGTACGGACAAAAGCGGGCTTAACTCAGTATAGTGGTGAGAAGACCAAAGATGCCATGGTAGACCAGATTTTGTACGAAAGAAGATATTCGCTGTGGGGAGAATACGGCCACCGTATGATCGACTTAAGAAGATATGGAAAGCTCAATAGCAATGAATTGCCATTGGATAGGGCGAAAGACCAAATCTTTACACAATTCCCAATTCCTTTAACAGAGAACCAAGGGTAA
- a CDS encoding SusC/RagA family TonB-linked outer membrane protein, producing the protein MKKIQLILLLLTMVPTMLFAQERSISGTVTSGLEQEPLPGVSVIIEGSAQGTVTDLEGKFKLNAKQGDVLVFKFVGYKIQTQTVGPNNSFDISLEEDVTSLDEVVVSGLASSIKRSNLANAVGTVDAAQLAGTTSQPTMDGALYGKITGVNITASSGAPGGGMGIRLRGVSSIKGNNQPLFIIDGIYLNNAEIPSGLRFASGANRGNEENSANRIADLDPTDIESIEVLKGASAAAIYGTRANAGVIIITTKKGKAGKTKINFSQDVGVNTIQRYMGVRNFTEESVRATYGDAEVEKFKAAQAAGKIYNYEEELYGEKGLITNTKLSLSGGNDKTSFFIAGSMRDEEGIVKNTGFERNSLRANINHQLSDAIKLGLSTNYVNTFTRRGTTGNENEGGLSYGYNLAFTRPWAELHPDENGNYPANPNFAGNMLFVRDKVKNEDRVNRIMQGANLEIKLLQNSTTSMKAKLNGGLDFFMNETYVYVPEDHGPQIGTKNGFVGVGKNKFRNLNYQAFMVFDKFLMDNKLSLSTQAGISYLNFNRDLVYNQTTQLIPGQENLTHGGAKDIIQTQEVEEEFGIVLQEEVNYDDKIIGTLGVRMDKSSLNGDPNEYYPFLKTSLAVNIANFDFWSVDAMNVLKVRGAYGETGTSAGYGSLFTPLVSTVIDGMPGTVIRGNRGTPDLIPETSSEMEFGLDMAWLDNRISLEASYYSRDVNDLLFDRALESSSGYTSQVINDADINNQGIELGLTVDAVNKENFRWVSTTNFWKNKSKVTRLGVPSFPPPGNGFGLGLGTFYMEEGASVTQLAQSVDGEVVKVGDAEPDFQMSFTNNITFLKNFDFSFLVHWKQGGENLNLTKLLTDLGGTTVDLDTEAGQNRSSFIEPAGYVRLREVALYYRIPKTALSGVFGDTVERVKLGVSGRNLWTKTDYSGYDPEVSVNGSNVISSGLDVTPFPSSKQLYFHLNVAF; encoded by the coding sequence ATGAAAAAAATTCAACTGATTCTATTGCTACTAACAATGGTGCCGACAATGCTATTCGCTCAGGAGCGCAGCATTTCGGGTACTGTAACTTCTGGGCTGGAGCAAGAGCCTCTTCCGGGTGTGTCTGTCATTATTGAAGGAAGCGCTCAAGGAACCGTAACAGACTTGGAAGGAAAGTTTAAACTGAATGCCAAGCAGGGGGATGTTTTGGTATTCAAGTTTGTGGGGTACAAGATCCAGACACAAACTGTTGGACCTAATAATTCTTTTGACATTTCGCTTGAAGAAGATGTAACCAGTCTGGATGAGGTAGTGGTTTCTGGTTTGGCATCCAGTATCAAGCGTTCCAATCTGGCAAATGCTGTAGGTACTGTAGATGCAGCCCAACTTGCCGGAACAACCAGCCAACCAACCATGGATGGTGCTCTGTATGGTAAAATCACGGGTGTGAATATCACGGCAAGTTCTGGTGCGCCAGGTGGTGGTATGGGTATTCGTTTGAGAGGTGTCTCCTCTATCAAGGGTAACAACCAGCCGTTATTTATTATCGATGGTATTTATTTGAACAATGCAGAAATCCCAAGTGGTTTGAGGTTCGCATCTGGTGCAAATAGAGGTAATGAGGAAAACTCTGCTAACCGTATTGCAGACCTTGACCCAACAGATATTGAATCGATTGAGGTACTGAAAGGAGCTTCAGCTGCTGCCATTTATGGTACAAGAGCGAATGCGGGTGTAATCATTATTACAACTAAGAAAGGTAAAGCAGGTAAAACCAAAATCAATTTTAGCCAAGATGTAGGTGTCAATACCATTCAGCGCTATATGGGTGTAAGGAACTTCACTGAGGAATCAGTAAGAGCAACTTATGGTGACGCTGAAGTTGAAAAGTTTAAGGCGGCACAGGCTGCTGGCAAAATCTATAACTATGAGGAAGAGCTGTACGGTGAAAAAGGGCTGATCACCAATACAAAATTGAGCCTTTCTGGAGGCAATGATAAAACAAGCTTTTTCATTGCCGGTTCGATGAGAGATGAAGAAGGTATTGTGAAAAATACTGGATTTGAAAGAAACTCTTTGAGAGCAAATATCAACCATCAGCTAAGTGATGCCATCAAGTTGGGTTTGAGTACCAACTATGTCAATACTTTTACAAGAAGAGGTACAACAGGTAACGAAAATGAGGGAGGTCTTTCATATGGATACAACCTTGCCTTTACAAGACCTTGGGCAGAGCTTCATCCTGATGAGAATGGGAATTACCCAGCTAACCCCAACTTTGCAGGTAACATGCTTTTTGTAAGAGATAAAGTAAAAAATGAGGACCGTGTCAACCGTATCATGCAAGGTGCTAACCTTGAGATTAAGTTGTTGCAGAATAGTACTACCTCAATGAAAGCGAAATTGAATGGAGGTTTGGATTTCTTTATGAATGAGACGTATGTCTATGTTCCTGAGGATCATGGGCCGCAAATCGGTACAAAAAATGGCTTTGTAGGTGTAGGTAAAAACAAGTTCAGAAACCTGAACTACCAAGCATTTATGGTATTCGATAAGTTCCTGATGGACAATAAGCTGAGTTTGAGTACGCAAGCGGGTATCTCTTATCTGAACTTTAACAGAGATCTGGTATACAACCAAACCACGCAGCTGATCCCAGGGCAGGAGAACCTGACTCATGGTGGAGCAAAGGACATTATCCAGACACAGGAAGTGGAAGAGGAGTTTGGTATCGTATTGCAGGAAGAAGTGAATTACGATGACAAGATCATTGGTACGTTAGGTGTTAGAATGGATAAGTCAAGCCTCAATGGTGACCCTAATGAGTATTATCCGTTCTTGAAAACATCACTGGCTGTAAACATTGCCAACTTTGACTTTTGGTCAGTGGATGCCATGAATGTGCTGAAGGTACGTGGTGCTTACGGTGAGACAGGTACAAGTGCAGGTTACGGTTCGCTGTTTACGCCACTTGTGTCTACCGTAATTGACGGTATGCCTGGTACTGTAATCCGAGGAAACAGAGGTACTCCTGACCTGATTCCTGAGACCTCATCAGAGATGGAATTCGGATTAGATATGGCGTGGCTTGATAACCGTATCAGCTTGGAAGCATCCTATTATAGCCGTGATGTAAATGACCTGCTTTTTGACCGTGCATTGGAGTCGTCATCAGGTTATACTTCACAGGTAATCAATGATGCAGATATCAATAACCAAGGTATTGAGTTGGGCTTGACAGTGGATGCTGTAAATAAAGAAAACTTCAGATGGGTGTCTACAACCAATTTCTGGAAAAATAAATCAAAAGTAACCAGACTGGGTGTTCCTTCATTCCCGCCTCCAGGCAATGGCTTTGGTCTTGGACTAGGTACATTCTATATGGAAGAAGGAGCTTCTGTAACGCAGTTGGCACAGTCAGTTGATGGCGAAGTAGTGAAAGTAGGTGATGCAGAGCCGGACTTCCAGATGTCATTCACTAACAATATTACCTTCCTTAAAAACTTTGACTTCTCTTTCCTTGTGCATTGGAAACAAGGTGGTGAAAACCTGAACCTGACAAAGCTCCTGACAGACCTTGGTGGTACTACTGTTGATCTGGATACTGAAGCAGGTCAGAACAGGTCATCATTTATTGAACCGGCAGGGTATGTAAGGTTAAGAGAGGTAGCCTTGTACTACAGAATTCCTAAGACGGCACTTTCAGGCGTTTTCGGCGATACCGTTGAGCGTGTAAAACTGGGTGTGTCAGGTAGAAACCTTTGGACAAAAACAGACTACTCGGGTTATGACCCTGAAGTTTCTGTAAACGGTAGTAACGTGATTTCAAGTGGTTTGGATGTGACTCCATTCCCAAGTTCAAAGCAACTGTACTTCCACTTGAATGTTGCATTCTAA
- a CDS encoding tyrosine-type recombinase/integrase — protein MSVKVRLKKISGGRSHLYLDISKDGYRKKDYLKLYTFDNPKDQEERRHNKQVKELARQYALDRERQMVTVQRGGVIESNMTFDKVYQLRISFVSNQNTLNNYQYMFEAAQRLGIDKISISHIDRYTCERLMKLLSESLKESTANERYNKFSTVMNYAVKEGIIGSNPATFIEKKKVEEKDIRYLEESELKQLASVKPDGEEVEVMRAFLFSCYTGLRISDIRRLDWSMIEGDRLTMVQKKTTDRVYLPLNSTALRLLGERKHGKVFSDNLTTSRIDWHLKKLATKAGLSKSISFHVARHTFATWLITRGVDIYTVQQLMGHKNINSTMRYAKVISEKKRQSVERLPDILQ, from the coding sequence ATGAGTGTTAAAGTAAGATTGAAGAAGATCTCAGGTGGAAGGTCTCACCTTTACTTGGATATTTCAAAAGATGGCTACAGAAAAAAAGACTATCTGAAGCTGTACACTTTTGACAACCCGAAAGACCAGGAAGAACGTAGGCACAACAAGCAGGTGAAGGAGCTGGCCAGACAGTACGCACTTGACAGGGAGCGGCAGATGGTCACCGTGCAGCGGGGTGGTGTCATTGAGTCGAATATGACATTTGATAAAGTATACCAGCTTCGCATTTCCTTTGTCAGCAACCAGAATACCCTTAACAACTACCAGTACATGTTTGAGGCAGCGCAGCGTCTTGGTATAGACAAGATAAGTATTAGTCATATAGACCGCTATACCTGTGAGCGACTGATGAAGCTGTTGTCTGAAAGCCTGAAGGAGAGCACAGCAAACGAGCGATACAACAAGTTCAGTACTGTGATGAATTATGCAGTAAAGGAAGGAATCATAGGCTCAAATCCTGCCACTTTTATAGAGAAGAAAAAGGTCGAGGAAAAGGATATCAGATACCTTGAAGAGTCCGAGCTGAAGCAACTTGCTTCGGTTAAGCCAGATGGGGAAGAGGTAGAAGTAATGAGGGCGTTCTTGTTCAGTTGCTACACTGGATTAAGAATCAGTGATATCAGGCGACTGGATTGGAGCATGATTGAAGGGGACAGACTTACAATGGTACAGAAGAAAACAACAGATAGAGTTTACCTGCCTTTGAACAGTACAGCATTAAGACTACTAGGGGAGCGTAAGCATGGAAAAGTGTTTTCGGATAATCTTACTACATCACGGATTGATTGGCATTTAAAGAAACTTGCAACAAAGGCAGGTCTCTCCAAATCAATCAGTTTTCATGTTGCCCGTCATACTTTTGCAACTTGGTTAATCACACGTGGGGTTGATATCTATACGGTTCAGCAATTGATGGGACATAAAAATATAAATTCAACTATGAGATATGCGAAAGTGATTAGTGAGAAGAAAAGACAGAGTGTTGAGAGGTTACCAGATATATTACAGTAG
- a CDS encoding glycoside hydrolase family 2 TIM barrel-domain containing protein, which produces MKFFRLASQYHFLLFLTIWTFLSACQEKKNLPSPVSNFNQGWEFVKANDTSWVAVTVPHTPKVEPLVVNDQWQGACTYRKRFSLKKIPNEKVWLEFEGVMNNATVSLNGTELIKHKGGYLPFVVDLTKQLKEGENELVVKVLNVDDPTIPPGKPLRKLDFNFYGGIYRDVNLIRKKKCYITHPVVAEKTASGGILIHFDTITNEVANGSLQVHIRNEFDSERDIYIEASLTDEQGKRKKFKAEEIELSAGEDKEIIVDLTVKKPMLWSPADPNLYDLKVMLEVDGDLVEVMEKRIGIRKINLTEKGFLLNDKEIFMSGTNRHQEYPYVGYAISNEANWRDAVKIKNAGFDFVRLSHYPQDESFLDACDELGIIVMDAIPGWQFFKKGEFTDNAIQDIRDMVRRDRNHPSIFFWEVSLNESEMSEAFMERANKVLNEELPFNDTYSAGWLDHPAYDLFIPARQHGEFPFYWNGYKDGKRSVFISEYGDWEYYAQNAGFNQTAFEGLKEEERTSRQLREAGEVRLKQQALNFQEAANSNLKGKGMGTIGMSNWLMFDYNRGYADDLETSGVSDIFRLPKFAYYFYKSQRPADVDIKHSLAEKGPMLKIASFWNNKSDSIVRVFSNCEEVELYHNGKFIARKKPEINELNDRLISPPFDFNLGKYIHGVIVANGYIDGEKVIQEEINTAGLVTDLDVSIDYSGIPLSTEDPDIVFVYAKGVDEYGYFNERFDEEVTFELEGKGELIGNNPVKAKAGIATILYKSVPGDTTFNISAKSKWMYGTLKEIDH; this is translated from the coding sequence ATGAAGTTTTTTCGCCTTGCTTCACAGTATCATTTTCTACTTTTTTTGACGATATGGACTTTTCTTAGTGCATGTCAAGAGAAGAAAAACCTGCCATCTCCTGTTTCAAATTTTAATCAAGGATGGGAGTTTGTCAAAGCTAATGATACTAGCTGGGTAGCTGTGACAGTACCTCATACACCTAAGGTTGAACCGCTTGTGGTGAATGACCAGTGGCAGGGCGCATGTACTTACCGTAAGCGTTTCAGTTTGAAGAAAATACCAAACGAAAAAGTCTGGTTGGAGTTTGAGGGAGTGATGAACAATGCGACAGTGTCTTTGAATGGAACAGAATTAATAAAGCACAAAGGAGGTTACTTACCTTTTGTCGTTGATTTGACAAAACAGCTGAAGGAAGGGGAGAATGAGTTGGTGGTCAAAGTTTTGAATGTAGATGACCCGACCATTCCACCTGGGAAACCATTGAGAAAGTTAGATTTTAATTTCTATGGCGGTATTTACAGGGATGTTAACCTGATTAGAAAAAAGAAATGTTATATCACACATCCGGTAGTTGCAGAAAAAACTGCAAGTGGAGGCATTCTGATACATTTTGATACGATAACTAATGAGGTCGCTAATGGAAGTCTACAGGTTCATATTCGGAATGAGTTCGATAGTGAGCGGGATATTTATATAGAAGCCAGTTTGACGGATGAGCAGGGGAAACGAAAGAAGTTCAAGGCTGAAGAAATTGAGTTGTCGGCAGGGGAAGACAAAGAGATCATTGTAGACCTGACGGTGAAAAAACCGATGTTGTGGAGTCCTGCTGATCCCAACCTTTATGATCTGAAGGTAATGCTGGAAGTGGATGGTGACTTGGTGGAGGTAATGGAAAAGCGTATTGGAATCAGGAAGATAAACCTGACAGAGAAAGGGTTTCTGCTCAATGATAAAGAGATTTTTATGAGTGGTACCAACCGACATCAGGAGTATCCATATGTTGGGTACGCTATCTCGAATGAAGCAAACTGGAGAGATGCAGTCAAGATCAAGAATGCAGGTTTTGACTTTGTCCGCTTGTCCCATTATCCGCAGGACGAATCTTTTCTGGATGCCTGTGATGAATTGGGGATTATCGTAATGGATGCGATTCCCGGATGGCAGTTTTTCAAGAAAGGAGAATTTACTGACAACGCTATTCAAGATATAAGGGATATGGTTCGTAGAGACAGGAACCACCCTTCAATTTTCTTTTGGGAAGTATCCCTGAATGAATCGGAAATGTCAGAAGCATTTATGGAACGAGCCAATAAGGTGTTGAACGAAGAACTGCCTTTCAATGATACCTACAGTGCTGGCTGGCTGGATCATCCTGCTTATGACTTGTTTATTCCAGCAAGGCAACACGGTGAATTCCCTTTTTATTGGAACGGGTATAAGGATGGAAAACGGAGCGTCTTTATCTCAGAATATGGAGACTGGGAATATTATGCACAAAACGCGGGGTTTAACCAGACTGCATTTGAAGGTTTGAAAGAAGAAGAACGTACAAGCCGACAGTTGAGGGAAGCTGGTGAAGTCAGGCTCAAGCAGCAGGCGCTTAACTTTCAGGAAGCTGCCAACTCCAATTTGAAGGGAAAAGGAATGGGGACCATCGGAATGTCAAATTGGTTGATGTTTGATTATAACCGTGGCTATGCAGATGACCTTGAGACTTCAGGAGTGAGTGATATATTTCGACTACCCAAGTTTGCCTATTATTTCTATAAGAGTCAGCGACCCGCAGATGTGGATATTAAACATAGTCTAGCCGAAAAAGGACCTATGTTAAAGATTGCCAGTTTTTGGAATAACAAAAGTGATTCTATTGTGAGGGTGTTTTCCAATTGTGAAGAGGTAGAGCTTTACCATAATGGGAAGTTTATTGCCCGAAAAAAGCCTGAAATAAATGAGCTGAATGACAGGCTGATTTCTCCTCCATTTGACTTCAACTTAGGAAAGTACATTCATGGAGTTATTGTAGCCAATGGATATATAGATGGAGAAAAAGTGATACAAGAGGAGATCAATACCGCTGGGCTTGTAACAGATCTGGATGTGAGTATTGATTACTCAGGTATTCCACTTTCTACAGAAGACCCCGATATTGTGTTTGTGTATGCTAAGGGGGTGGATGAATATGGTTACTTCAATGAGCGGTTTGATGAAGAAGTAACTTTCGAGTTGGAAGGGAAGGGGGAGCTTATTGGTAATAACCCTGTAAAGGCAAAAGCAGGCATAGCGACAATATTGTACAAATCCGTTCCAGGCGATACAACTTTTAATATTAGCGCCAAGAGTAAATGGATGTATGGTACACTGAAAGAAATTGACCATTAG